In a single window of the Candidatus Deferrimicrobium sp. genome:
- a CDS encoding MBL fold metallo-hydrolase, translating into MTDARPLRVLAMEVGPLAENTYIVGHVASGTAVVIDPGDEADEILGQLAGRGWTLDKILLTHGHFDHVGAVAALKERTGASVHIHPDDVEQMRTAGRQGAMFGLHVPAPPPPDVLVREGDTVSLGDAAFRVLHTPGHTPGHVTYLCGNLAFVGDLIFEGSIGRTDLPGGSLDELLRAVREKIFTLPGETILFPGHGPATTVGDEMRGNPFFRGEDAGG; encoded by the coding sequence GTGACGGACGCCCGTCCGCTCCGGGTGCTGGCGATGGAGGTCGGCCCGCTGGCGGAGAACACCTACATCGTGGGGCACGTGGCAAGCGGAACGGCGGTGGTGATCGACCCCGGCGACGAGGCCGACGAGATCCTGGGGCAGCTGGCCGGGCGGGGGTGGACCCTGGACAAGATCCTTCTCACTCACGGGCACTTCGATCACGTGGGGGCGGTCGCGGCCCTTAAGGAACGAACGGGAGCGAGCGTCCACATTCATCCGGACGACGTGGAACAGATGCGGACGGCGGGTCGGCAAGGTGCGATGTTCGGGCTGCACGTCCCCGCCCCTCCGCCCCCCGATGTGCTGGTCCGGGAGGGCGATACCGTTTCCCTGGGGGATGCCGCCTTCCGCGTTCTCCACACGCCGGGGCACACGCCGGGGCACGTGACGTACCTTTGCGGGAACCTCGCCTTCGTGGGCGATCTCATCTTCGAAGGGTCCATCGGCCGGACGGACCTTCCCGGCGGCTCCCTCGACGAGCTGCTGCGCGCGGTGCGGGAGAAGATCTTCACGTTGCCCGGGGAGACCATTCTTTTTCCGGGGCACGGCCCGGCAACGACGGTGGGCGATGAAATGCGCGGGAACCCATTCTTCAGGGGGGAGGACGCAGGCGGATGA
- a CDS encoding NUDIX hydrolase, whose amino-acid sequence MEGRNPLPTADVVIEVGDRVVLVRRKYPPPGWAIPGGFVEVGETVESTAVREALEETGLRVTLTALLGVYSDPTRDPRHHTISTVYVGRAEGAPEGGDDAAEARLFGEGDLPSPLAFDHAKILADYFRYKKTGRRPL is encoded by the coding sequence TTGGAAGGCCGCAATCCCCTCCCCACCGCCGACGTCGTCATCGAGGTGGGCGACCGCGTCGTCCTGGTCCGTCGGAAGTATCCCCCCCCGGGGTGGGCGATCCCCGGCGGGTTCGTCGAGGTCGGTGAAACCGTCGAATCCACGGCCGTCCGGGAGGCGCTGGAGGAGACGGGCCTGCGCGTAACCCTCACCGCCCTGCTGGGCGTTTACTCCGACCCGACACGCGACCCGCGCCACCACACGATCTCGACGGTCTACGTCGGGCGGGCCGAAGGCGCCCCCGAGGGCGGCGACGATGCCGCCGAGGCGCGACTCTTTGGCGAGGGCGACCTCCCCTCCCCCCTCGCCTTCGACCACGCGAAGATCCTGGCGGACTACTTTCGATACAAGAAAACCGGCCGCCGCCCTCTCTGA
- a CDS encoding LysE family transporter, translating into MDFGHPAAIFVSSFIIGLSGAMMPGPLLAVTIRHASVRGFSAAPLLVLGHAILEAALVCLLLFGLMEWIRGDAAIIAIALLGSAMLLRMAAGMAMEVRTLRFDPAAGGSLERPNDGKGSGGVRPVIDGIVTSASNPYWSLWWATIGLGYLMLSRGQGWRGVLAFFIGHILSDAAWYLFVGGAVSAGRGWFTDRIYRGVVGACAVFLVFFALTFGYFGVSRLVRIL; encoded by the coding sequence ATGGATTTCGGGCATCCCGCGGCGATCTTCGTCTCTTCCTTCATCATCGGCCTCTCGGGGGCGATGATGCCGGGCCCCCTCCTTGCGGTCACCATTCGGCACGCTTCGGTCCGCGGATTTTCCGCCGCGCCGCTGCTCGTCCTCGGGCACGCGATCCTCGAGGCGGCGCTCGTGTGCCTTCTCCTGTTCGGGCTGATGGAGTGGATCCGGGGGGACGCGGCGATCATCGCGATCGCCCTGCTCGGTTCCGCGATGCTCCTCCGGATGGCGGCGGGGATGGCAATGGAGGTACGGACGCTCCGTTTCGATCCCGCCGCGGGCGGTTCCCTGGAGCGGCCGAACGACGGGAAGGGATCGGGAGGGGTGCGTCCCGTAATCGACGGGATCGTCACCTCCGCCTCGAACCCGTACTGGTCGCTCTGGTGGGCGACGATCGGCCTCGGGTACTTGATGCTTTCGCGCGGGCAGGGATGGCGGGGCGTCCTCGCCTTCTTCATCGGGCACATCCTGTCCGACGCGGCATGGTACCTCTTCGTCGGGGGTGCGGTTTCGGCGGGGCGCGGATGGTTTACCGACCGGATTTACCGCGGCGTTGTCGGCGCCTGCGCCGTGTTCCTCGTCTTCTTCGCCCTCACCTTCGGGTATTTCGGGGTGTCGCGTCTTGTCCGCATCCTGTAG
- a CDS encoding glycosyltransferase family 9 protein has protein sequence MEKPAAGMPIDGGHGENILLIRLKSLGDILFVLPALNLMRDNFPHARITFLVSSEYVPLLRGFSAIDSVIPIDRAIYRRKKIRAIWSTTLELVRRLRREKITLVVDFQGYGETAWLTWLTGARRRWGYVYRPGSAWAYTRGVEFPEKLHPVHRNLSLATRCGVSPKPIRNEFLLTEAELRPARWFFQEHGLDPARPTLFIQPFTSTLEKNWPLEKFLSLAGHWRQREAQVIFGGGPMERESLRPVREAGFPVAAGAPLLAMAGLMKLCTLVIGGDTGLIHLAVAMGKRVYMLTHSDDHVFPYGHPEWVVEASPEAGVADIEVSRVVEASEAVLREHLAGARAFAVSGCPGAML, from the coding sequence ATGGAAAAACCCGCTGCCGGCATGCCAATTGATGGCGGCCATGGCGAAAACATCCTTCTGATCCGGCTGAAATCCCTCGGCGATATCCTGTTCGTTCTTCCGGCATTGAATCTGATGCGCGACAATTTCCCGCATGCCCGGATCACGTTTCTGGTTTCCAGTGAATATGTGCCGTTGTTGCGGGGCTTTTCGGCGATCGATTCGGTGATCCCCATCGACCGCGCGATTTACCGCCGGAAAAAAATCCGAGCTATCTGGTCGACCACCCTGGAGTTGGTGCGCCGCTTGCGCCGTGAAAAAATCACGCTGGTCGTGGACTTCCAGGGGTACGGAGAAACCGCGTGGCTGACCTGGCTTACCGGCGCACGGCGCCGATGGGGATACGTGTACCGCCCCGGAAGCGCCTGGGCGTACACGCGCGGCGTGGAGTTCCCGGAAAAGCTTCATCCCGTACACCGGAATCTTTCGCTGGCGACCCGCTGCGGCGTATCGCCGAAACCGATTCGCAACGAGTTTCTGCTCACGGAAGCAGAACTCCGTCCGGCCCGGTGGTTTTTCCAGGAACACGGCCTGGATCCCGCGCGGCCCACATTGTTTATCCAGCCATTCACCAGCACTCTGGAGAAGAACTGGCCGCTGGAGAAATTCCTCTCGCTGGCCGGGCATTGGCGGCAACGAGAAGCGCAGGTGATCTTCGGCGGCGGGCCGATGGAACGCGAGTCGCTGCGCCCCGTGCGGGAGGCGGGGTTCCCGGTGGCCGCCGGCGCCCCACTGCTGGCCATGGCAGGGTTGATGAAGCTTTGCACGCTGGTGATCGGCGGCGACACGGGATTGATCCACTTGGCGGTGGCGATGGGGAAGCGGGTCTACATGCTCACCCATAGCGACGACCATGTGTTCCCTTACGGGCATCCGGAATGGGTGGTGGAAGCCTCGCCGGAAGCGGGTGTGGCCGACATCGAAGTGTCGCGGGTCGTCGAGGCCAGCGAGGCGGTTCTACGGGAACATCTTGCCGGCGCACGGGCATTCGCGGTGTCCGGTTGTCCCGGGGCAATGTTATAG
- the coaBC gene encoding bifunctional phosphopantothenoylcysteine decarboxylase/phosphopantothenate--cysteine ligase CoaBC: MTTLSGKEIVLGITGGIAAYKGCEIVRALRKEGAGIRVILTASGARFITPLSLQTLSRNPVYTDLFDLITESEIGHISLAQRANLLMIAPATANILGKIRAGIADDMLSTVVMATAAPVLLAPAMNSQMYASPAVRENVEVLRERGFTFVEPDEGELACGTVGPGRLADTEKIVEMARILLAEKILAGTRVVVGAGPTAEDIDPVRFLTNRSSGKMGFAMAVAARRFGADVTLVAGPTRLPDPPFMRTVRVRSAKEMMGAVADAAETADAVVMAAAVADFRPESAAPQKIKKETFDGRISLVPTEDILASLGRSGKNRVLIGFAAETNDLAGNAVDKLHRKNLDAIVANDVSRSDIGFESDSNEVRVYFSDGTALDLAMAAKDAIASAVWRAVCRKFLPA, encoded by the coding sequence ATGACCACGCTCTCTGGCAAGGAGATCGTCCTCGGGATCACCGGGGGGATCGCGGCGTACAAGGGGTGCGAGATCGTCCGCGCGCTGCGCAAGGAGGGCGCGGGAATCCGCGTGATCCTCACCGCCTCCGGGGCGCGGTTCATCACCCCGCTTTCCCTTCAGACTCTTTCGAGGAACCCGGTCTATACCGACCTGTTCGACCTCATCACCGAGTCCGAGATCGGGCACATCTCCCTCGCGCAGCGGGCGAACCTCCTGATGATCGCACCGGCCACCGCGAACATCCTCGGGAAGATCCGGGCCGGCATCGCGGACGACATGCTCTCGACCGTGGTGATGGCCACCGCCGCGCCGGTGCTCCTCGCGCCGGCGATGAACAGCCAGATGTACGCCTCTCCTGCGGTGAGGGAAAACGTGGAGGTCCTCCGGGAACGAGGGTTCACCTTCGTGGAACCCGACGAGGGGGAGCTTGCCTGCGGCACGGTGGGCCCGGGGCGGCTGGCCGATACGGAAAAGATCGTCGAGATGGCCCGGATCCTCCTGGCGGAGAAGATCCTCGCCGGGACGAGGGTCGTGGTGGGGGCGGGGCCCACGGCGGAGGATATCGACCCGGTCCGGTTCCTCACGAACCGGTCCAGCGGCAAGATGGGATTCGCCATGGCGGTCGCCGCCCGGCGGTTCGGCGCGGACGTGACCCTCGTCGCGGGACCGACCCGGTTGCCGGATCCCCCGTTCATGCGGACGGTCCGGGTGCGTTCCGCGAAGGAGATGATGGGGGCGGTCGCGGATGCGGCGGAAACGGCGGACGCGGTGGTGATGGCGGCGGCGGTGGCCGACTTCCGCCCGGAGTCCGCGGCGCCGCAAAAGATAAAGAAGGAGACGTTCGACGGGAGGATTTCCCTTGTCCCCACGGAGGACATACTCGCCTCCCTCGGGCGGTCCGGGAAAAACCGTGTGCTTATCGGGTTCGCGGCGGAGACGAACGACCTCGCGGGCAACGCGGTCGACAAGCTGCATCGGAAGAATCTCGACGCGATCGTGGCGAACGACGTCTCCCGGTCCGATATCGGGTTCGAGTCCGACAGCAATGAAGTCCGCGTCTACTTCTCCGACGGGACGGCGCTCGACCTCGCCATGGCGGCCAAGGACGCGATCGCCTCCGCTGTCTGGCGGGCGGTATGCCGGAAGTTCCTCCCTGCATGA
- a CDS encoding sugar phosphate nucleotidyltransferase, producing the protein MKAVVMAGGFGTRLRPLTEKLPKPMAHVANRPMMEHVVRLLAAEGIDDLEVLLHFYPEKISSFFGDGTPWRVRMNYVNAEADYGTAGAVKNAEKRLSGTFMVISADIITDFDLSKAIDFHKERGAALTIVLTRVPNPLQYGIVITEEDGRIVRFLEKPTWGEVFSDTINTGIYIVEPEVLDLIPPKKNWDFSKNLFPAMLARGDRLLGYVAEGYWKDVGNLDEYLNVHLDLLAGKVKIAFEGEKAGERSVWIGEGSKVDYTAELSNVLLGKKCVVGSGVTMSNVVVGDGCVIEDGAVLQSSVMWERVSVGKGARIFENIVGSDVVVGRGAFLAERAVISDHCVIGTEAVVKPNVKVWPHKVVEDGAVLSSSLIWGEKWARSLFGAYGIVGLANIEISPEFAAKVGAAYAATFGRKVVLSTSRDSHKASRMINRSIMTGMLSVGVDVHDYGVTPLPVVRFLSRSHGEERGGVHTRKSPFNASFLDLKFFDDSGLDLPMGLEKSIENMFFREDFVRADIEETGGITFPVGGFDLYIDGFTKSVDARAIKERNYNIVLDYSYGSAAVIFPRILGQLGVETVALNAILDPSRITRSQEEFDKGMGHLSAISRSLSADLGAMLDTGGEKIFLIDEKGDILSDATALQVVCLLACRQAGQGLVGVPVTASRNVEKIAARFGMDVVRTRTLPRSLMETAATEGVAFAGDGAGGFVFPRFQPAFDGMFAIVKIMELLAAEGRGLSDLLRDIPPTVLMQRKIPCAWENKGSLMRMLTGHAKGKPAQFIDGVKVFEGEDWALVYPSQDEAYFHLVVESGDARTAERLASEYTDLFASWGKNL; encoded by the coding sequence ATGAAGGCGGTCGTGATGGCGGGAGGGTTCGGAACGAGGCTTCGCCCGTTGACGGAGAAGCTTCCCAAGCCGATGGCGCACGTGGCGAACCGGCCGATGATGGAACACGTCGTCCGGCTGCTGGCCGCCGAGGGAATCGACGACCTGGAAGTGCTGCTCCACTTCTATCCGGAGAAGATCAGCTCTTTCTTCGGGGACGGGACTCCCTGGCGGGTCCGGATGAACTACGTGAACGCCGAGGCGGATTACGGCACCGCGGGGGCGGTGAAGAACGCGGAGAAACGGCTCTCCGGGACCTTCATGGTGATCAGCGCGGACATCATCACCGACTTCGACCTGTCGAAGGCCATCGACTTCCACAAGGAGCGCGGGGCGGCGCTCACCATCGTCCTGACGCGCGTCCCCAACCCCCTGCAATACGGAATCGTGATCACCGAGGAGGACGGCCGGATCGTCCGCTTCCTCGAGAAGCCGACGTGGGGGGAGGTGTTCTCCGACACGATCAACACGGGGATCTATATCGTCGAGCCCGAAGTGCTCGACCTCATCCCTCCGAAAAAGAACTGGGACTTCAGCAAGAACCTCTTTCCCGCCATGCTGGCCCGGGGCGACCGTCTGCTCGGCTACGTCGCGGAAGGGTACTGGAAGGACGTCGGGAATCTCGACGAGTATCTGAACGTCCATCTCGACCTCCTGGCGGGAAAGGTGAAGATCGCGTTCGAGGGGGAGAAGGCGGGGGAGCGGAGCGTCTGGATCGGGGAGGGTTCGAAGGTCGACTACACCGCGGAGCTATCCAACGTCCTCCTGGGGAAGAAGTGCGTCGTCGGATCCGGGGTGACGATGAGCAACGTCGTGGTCGGGGACGGTTGCGTCATCGAGGACGGAGCGGTCCTCCAGTCCTCCGTGATGTGGGAGCGCGTGTCGGTGGGGAAGGGGGCCCGGATCTTCGAGAACATCGTCGGATCGGACGTCGTGGTGGGGCGCGGCGCCTTTCTCGCGGAGCGGGCGGTGATCAGCGACCATTGCGTCATCGGAACCGAGGCCGTGGTCAAGCCGAACGTAAAGGTGTGGCCCCACAAGGTGGTCGAGGACGGGGCGGTCCTGTCGTCCTCCCTCATCTGGGGGGAGAAGTGGGCGCGCTCCCTTTTCGGCGCCTACGGGATCGTCGGTCTCGCAAACATCGAGATCTCCCCCGAGTTCGCGGCGAAGGTCGGGGCCGCTTACGCCGCCACTTTCGGAAGAAAGGTGGTCCTCTCCACCAGCCGGGACAGCCACAAGGCGTCGCGGATGATCAACCGCTCGATCATGACGGGGATGCTCTCGGTCGGAGTCGACGTGCACGACTACGGAGTCACGCCCCTTCCCGTGGTGCGTTTCCTTTCGCGCTCTCATGGGGAGGAGCGGGGCGGCGTCCACACCCGGAAAAGCCCGTTCAACGCGTCCTTCCTCGACCTCAAGTTCTTCGACGATTCCGGCCTCGACCTGCCGATGGGGTTGGAGAAGAGCATAGAAAACATGTTTTTCCGGGAGGACTTCGTCCGGGCCGACATCGAGGAGACGGGGGGGATCACCTTCCCGGTGGGCGGGTTCGACCTCTACATCGACGGGTTCACGAAATCCGTCGACGCGCGGGCGATCAAGGAGCGGAACTACAACATCGTGCTCGACTACTCCTACGGCTCCGCCGCCGTCATCTTCCCGCGGATCCTCGGACAGCTCGGGGTGGAGACGGTGGCGCTGAACGCCATCCTGGATCCGTCCCGCATCACCCGGTCGCAGGAGGAGTTCGACAAGGGGATGGGCCACCTTTCGGCGATCTCGCGCTCCCTGTCCGCCGACCTTGGCGCAATGCTCGACACCGGCGGGGAGAAGATCTTCCTGATCGACGAGAAGGGGGACATCCTTTCCGACGCGACGGCGCTGCAGGTGGTCTGCCTTCTCGCCTGCCGCCAGGCGGGCCAGGGGCTGGTGGGGGTCCCGGTCACCGCCTCGCGGAACGTGGAGAAGATCGCGGCTCGATTCGGGATGGACGTGGTCCGGACACGGACGTTGCCGCGTTCGCTGATGGAAACGGCGGCGACGGAGGGGGTCGCGTTCGCCGGAGACGGTGCGGGCGGTTTCGTCTTCCCCCGCTTCCAGCCGGCCTTCGACGGCATGTTCGCCATCGTGAAGATCATGGAACTTCTGGCGGCCGAGGGGAGGGGGCTGTCCGACCTCCTCCGCGATATCCCGCCGACCGTCCTGATGCAACGGAAGATCCCCTGCGCCTGGGAGAACAAGGGGTCCCTCATGCGGATGCTGACCGGGCACGCCAAGGGAAAGCCGGCCCAGTTCATCGACGGGGTGAAGGTGTTCGAGGGGGAGGACTGGGCTCTCGTCTACCCGAGCCAGGACGAGGCGTACTTCCACCTGGTGGTCGAGTCCGGGGACGCCCGCACGGCGGAGCGGCTCGCATCGGAGTACACGGACCTGTTCGCGTCCTGGGGTAAGAATCTGTGA